A genomic stretch from Mycobacterium cookii includes:
- a CDS encoding PfkB family carbohydrate kinase: MTRVCVVGSMNMDIGFDVDQLPRPGETTLAISARSTPGGKGANQAVAAARAGALVQFVGAVGDDAAAALLRDHLTTNGVGTDRLLTVAGPSGNAAVIVDSSGENIIVVAPGANGKLTPDSAALRGFAADCDVLLLQLEIPVATATAAARRAHSAGVTVMLNASPSGGDEAELAQLADLTDVLVVNETEAAQWVWPVKHRVTTLGARGASYTGDGTEFTVDAPAVDALDTSGAGDVFAGVLAAGWALDRHDALRRACAAGALATLTPGAGDCAPYAAAIDDATLAG, encoded by the coding sequence ATGACTCGGGTATGCGTGGTGGGCAGCATGAATATGGATATCGGATTCGATGTCGATCAGCTGCCCCGCCCGGGTGAGACCACATTGGCCATTTCGGCGCGCTCGACGCCCGGCGGAAAGGGCGCCAATCAGGCCGTGGCGGCGGCGCGCGCGGGAGCGCTGGTGCAGTTCGTCGGCGCGGTCGGTGACGACGCCGCCGCCGCGCTGCTGCGCGACCATCTGACGACCAATGGGGTGGGCACCGACCGATTGCTCACTGTGGCCGGACCCAGCGGCAACGCGGCCGTGATCGTCGATTCCTCCGGCGAGAACATCATCGTGGTCGCACCGGGCGCGAACGGCAAACTCACCCCGGATTCGGCGGCGTTGCGCGGTTTCGCCGCCGACTGCGATGTGCTGTTGCTGCAGTTGGAGATTCCGGTCGCCACTGCGACCGCGGCTGCCCGCCGGGCCCATTCGGCCGGCGTGACCGTGATGCTCAACGCCTCGCCGTCGGGCGGTGACGAGGCCGAGCTGGCACAGCTGGCCGACCTGACCGACGTGTTGGTCGTCAACGAAACCGAAGCCGCGCAATGGGTTTGGCCGGTTAAGCACCGGGTCACCACGCTGGGCGCGCGCGGAGCCAGCTACACCGGCGACGGTACCGAGTTCACCGTCGACGCGCCGGCCGTCGACGCGCTCGACACGTCCGGTGCCGGTGACGTGTTCGCCGGCGTGCTGGCCGCGGGCTGGGCCCTCGACCGTCACGATGCCTTGCGCCGGGCCTGCGCGGCCGGGGCGCTGGCGACGCTGACCCCCGGCGCCGGAGACTGCGCGCCGTATGCCGCCGCGATCGACGACGCCACCCTCGCGGGCTGA
- a CDS encoding DUF6632 domain-containing protein, which yields MASSNSYRLLQIALVAFGAVMILLYPLAVVWPAGWAWHHGAPYQSHYFMMIVGVYATLGVFLCNAARHPEANLSLIWFAVCSSVVHAAIMAVQSFSSGHHMGHLWGDVPALLLVAIVLSVLVRSSGIGRPAER from the coding sequence ATGGCATCCTCGAACAGCTATCGACTTCTTCAAATCGCTCTCGTTGCCTTCGGCGCGGTGATGATCCTGCTCTATCCCCTTGCCGTGGTGTGGCCGGCGGGATGGGCATGGCACCACGGTGCCCCGTACCAGTCGCACTACTTCATGATGATCGTCGGCGTCTACGCGACGCTGGGCGTCTTCCTGTGCAATGCGGCGCGACACCCGGAGGCCAATCTCAGCCTGATCTGGTTCGCCGTGTGCTCGAGCGTGGTCCACGCCGCGATCATGGCGGTGCAGTCCTTCAGCAGCGGCCACCACATGGGTCATCTGTGGGGAGACGTGCCGGCCCTGCTGCTGGTAGCAATCGTGCTGTCGGTGCTCGTGCGGTCATCCGGTATCGGCCGACCCGCTGAGCGCTAG